One window of Aquipuribacter sp. SD81 genomic DNA carries:
- a CDS encoding DUF58 domain-containing protein: MRLTDLRSAWSGLTARGTSFLTAGVVAFACALLLGQSDLVRVAALLAVLPVVVVLVMAAQQLHLAVTRVTDPPRGSVGEHVDVHVEVVNRAGRRTPLLLLEDTLPAGLVASTRVVLPPLRPREAARVAYRLLAARRGRYAVGPARLVSVEPFGLVERTWEATSTDELLVRPVVHELPGVLPVRRTGRGGDSDLGGAGVAGDADLNVREYRQGDDLRRVHWPTTARRGELMVRPDMHPQDHNAVVVVDTRAEAHRGEGDASSLEDVVSAAASLAVHASDLGQRVVLLGDGQEPLLSSHDSAHRDAADDDPVEDALDRLALVRAGGADRLGDAVEQLPRYVPSTVVAVLGEVGPEDVENLAGSCRDAVRAALVCETTTWEQLSPGRARGLRERHDAAVSRLADAGWRVAVWRAGEPLADVWARLEAGAGVHA, translated from the coding sequence GTGCGGCTCACCGACCTGCGCAGCGCGTGGTCCGGGCTCACCGCCCGGGGCACGTCCTTCCTCACCGCCGGCGTCGTCGCGTTCGCGTGCGCGCTGCTGCTCGGGCAGTCCGACCTCGTCCGGGTCGCGGCCCTGCTGGCGGTGCTGCCGGTCGTCGTCGTCCTCGTCATGGCCGCCCAGCAGCTGCACCTCGCGGTGACCCGCGTCACCGACCCGCCGCGCGGCAGCGTCGGCGAGCACGTCGACGTGCACGTCGAGGTGGTGAACCGCGCGGGCCGGCGCACGCCGCTGCTCCTGCTGGAGGACACCCTGCCGGCCGGCCTCGTCGCCTCCACCCGCGTCGTGCTGCCGCCGCTGCGCCCGCGGGAGGCCGCGCGCGTCGCCTACCGGCTGCTCGCCGCGCGCCGCGGCCGCTACGCGGTGGGCCCCGCGCGGCTCGTGAGCGTCGAGCCGTTCGGGCTGGTCGAGCGGACGTGGGAGGCCACGAGCACCGACGAGCTGCTCGTGCGGCCCGTCGTCCACGAGCTCCCGGGCGTCCTGCCGGTGCGGCGCACCGGTCGCGGCGGCGACAGCGACCTCGGCGGGGCCGGGGTGGCCGGCGACGCCGACCTCAACGTCCGCGAGTACCGCCAGGGCGACGACCTGCGGCGCGTGCACTGGCCCACGACGGCGCGGCGCGGCGAGCTCATGGTCCGCCCGGACATGCACCCGCAGGACCACAACGCCGTCGTGGTCGTCGACACCCGCGCCGAGGCCCACCGCGGAGAGGGGGACGCGTCCTCGCTGGAGGACGTCGTGAGCGCCGCCGCGTCCCTCGCGGTGCACGCCTCGGACCTCGGCCAGCGGGTCGTCCTGCTCGGCGACGGGCAGGAGCCGCTGCTGTCGTCGCACGACAGCGCCCACCGCGACGCCGCCGACGACGACCCGGTCGAGGACGCGCTGGACCGTCTCGCCCTCGTGCGGGCCGGCGGCGCCGACCGGCTCGGCGACGCCGTGGAGCAGCTGCCGCGCTACGTGCCCTCGACCGTCGTCGCCGTGCTCGGCGAGGTCGGCCCGGAGGACGTCGAGAACCTCGCCGGCTCGTGCCGCGACGCGGTCCGGGCGGCCCTCGTGTGCGAGACGACGACGTGGGAGCAGCTGTCGCCCGGCCGGGCGCGCGGCCTGCGCGAGCGTCACGACGCCGCCGTCTCCCGGCTCGCCGACGCGGGCTGGCGGGTGGCGGTGTGGCGGGCCGGGGAGCCGCTGGCCGACGTGTGGGCCCGGCTGGAGGCCGGGGCCGGGGTGCACGCGTGA
- a CDS encoding transglutaminase family protein — protein MSRDVRAPLLAGLATVMTLLVLAPLLADRTWLQPVVLVVAAVSLAVAGVALAELPRWLGFPVGALAGVVVTTALLVPGEALLGGFVPTRDSVEALVLLAGRGVATTEQVVAPAPVDAGIVALLTAAAAAVALVTVTIAGPLRRPGAAGLPLLLVVCVATALTPRGIGLVGYLAAAAGYLAMTLSDADGRVRSWGQVLTRRSAGGSAVPSGVAEHLVRAAAVTAAVAVALGALVPVVVPGASTDRLQRLVDERFGEGAGGARTVNPFLDIRADLEAQSDTVLIRYATTAEDPDPLRIVTADVFDGALWEPSGETPPADQQVGDGLPAPPGASAEVLGASPLVSTSVSVGGLAQSYLPLPYPAAEVDVAGEWRYDARTLNVVSTEQTTEGLSYGVRHYDVRPDPAQLAGAPEGDGEGLDPTWTELPDGVSEVVLPVAERVTADADDRYGQALALQQWFRNFGGFTYSLDAPSTTDRDAVAAFLEDRRGYCVQFASTMALMARSLGIPARLGVGFLPGEETEPGQWEVRANDAHAWPELYFDGVGWVRFEPTPAGRTGAPPEWAVPQSDPADAAPEDRPSAPSQLPEEQRPEQDVAQGGAGAGTGLLDRVAELAGVVAGWLGGLAVVLVVLAVPRAWRWWRSRRRARLAGDDDAERAVAAWTELLERLADLESLPPGTTARTQARALAARETGGGRPPLPEPAAAALSRLVEAWERALYAAEPAPSRDLDDDVATVLAAIRERRSWRQRVVATWFPAPSPDLSAPATSTRDTGARVGGSRREGRAGRADGDDRRVTAPRR, from the coding sequence GTGAGCCGCGACGTCCGCGCGCCCCTCCTGGCCGGGCTCGCCACCGTCATGACGCTGCTCGTGCTCGCGCCGCTGCTGGCGGACCGGACGTGGCTGCAGCCCGTCGTGCTCGTCGTGGCCGCCGTCTCGCTGGCCGTCGCCGGCGTCGCGCTCGCGGAGCTGCCCCGCTGGCTCGGCTTCCCCGTCGGCGCGCTCGCGGGTGTCGTCGTGACGACGGCCCTGCTCGTGCCGGGCGAGGCGCTGCTCGGCGGCTTCGTGCCGACCCGCGACTCGGTGGAGGCGCTCGTCCTGCTGGCCGGGCGGGGGGTCGCGACGACGGAGCAGGTGGTGGCGCCCGCGCCCGTCGACGCCGGCATCGTCGCGCTCCTAACCGCGGCCGCGGCGGCGGTGGCGCTGGTCACGGTGACGATCGCCGGGCCGCTGCGCCGCCCGGGGGCGGCGGGCCTGCCGCTGCTGCTCGTGGTCTGCGTGGCGACGGCGCTGACGCCCCGGGGCATCGGGCTCGTCGGCTACCTCGCCGCCGCGGCGGGCTACCTCGCCATGACCCTGAGCGACGCCGACGGCCGGGTCCGCTCGTGGGGGCAGGTCCTCACCCGCCGCAGCGCGGGCGGGTCCGCCGTGCCCTCCGGCGTGGCCGAGCACCTCGTGCGGGCCGCGGCCGTGACCGCCGCGGTCGCCGTCGCGCTCGGCGCCCTCGTCCCGGTCGTCGTGCCGGGCGCGTCCACCGACCGGCTGCAGCGCCTCGTCGACGAGCGCTTCGGCGAGGGTGCCGGCGGGGCGCGGACGGTCAACCCGTTCCTCGACATCCGCGCCGACCTCGAAGCCCAGTCCGACACGGTCCTCATCCGCTACGCCACGACCGCGGAGGACCCGGACCCGCTGCGCATCGTGACCGCCGACGTGTTCGACGGGGCGCTGTGGGAGCCCTCCGGCGAGACCCCGCCCGCGGACCAGCAGGTCGGCGACGGGCTGCCCGCCCCGCCGGGGGCGAGCGCCGAGGTGCTCGGCGCGTCCCCGCTGGTGTCGACGTCGGTGTCGGTCGGCGGCCTCGCCCAGAGCTACCTGCCGCTGCCCTACCCCGCGGCCGAGGTCGACGTGGCCGGCGAGTGGCGCTACGACGCCCGGACGCTCAACGTCGTCTCGACCGAGCAGACGACGGAGGGCCTCTCGTACGGGGTCCGCCACTACGACGTCCGCCCGGACCCCGCGCAGCTGGCCGGGGCACCCGAGGGGGACGGCGAGGGGCTCGACCCGACGTGGACGGAGCTGCCGGACGGTGTGAGCGAGGTCGTCCTGCCCGTCGCCGAGCGCGTGACCGCGGACGCGGACGACCGCTACGGGCAGGCGCTCGCGCTGCAGCAGTGGTTCCGCAACTTCGGCGGCTTCACGTACTCCCTCGACGCGCCCAGCACGACGGACCGCGACGCCGTCGCCGCCTTCCTCGAGGACCGCCGGGGCTACTGCGTGCAGTTCGCCTCGACCATGGCGCTCATGGCCCGCTCGCTCGGCATCCCCGCCCGGCTCGGGGTCGGCTTCCTCCCCGGCGAGGAGACCGAGCCGGGGCAGTGGGAGGTCCGTGCGAACGACGCGCACGCCTGGCCCGAGCTGTACTTCGACGGCGTCGGGTGGGTGCGCTTCGAGCCCACCCCCGCCGGGCGCACCGGGGCGCCGCCGGAGTGGGCCGTCCCGCAGTCCGACCCCGCCGACGCCGCACCCGAGGACCGGCCGTCCGCGCCGTCGCAGCTGCCGGAGGAGCAGCGGCCCGAGCAGGACGTCGCCCAGGGCGGCGCGGGCGCCGGCACCGGGCTGCTGGACCGCGTCGCCGAGCTCGCGGGCGTGGTCGCCGGGTGGCTCGGTGGCCTCGCCGTCGTGCTCGTCGTGCTCGCCGTGCCGCGCGCATGGCGCTGGTGGCGCTCGCGTCGTCGCGCCCGCCTGGCCGGGGACGACGACGCCGAGCGCGCCGTCGCCGCGTGGACGGAGCTGCTGGAGCGCCTCGCCGACCTCGAGTCGCTGCCCCCGGGCACGACGGCCCGGACCCAGGCGCGGGCGCTGGCGGCGAGGGAGACCGGCGGTGGCCGCCCGCCCCTGCCGGAGCCGGCGGCCGCCGCGCTGTCGCGGCTGGTGGAGGCGTGGGAGCGGGCGCTGTACGCCGCGGAACCGGCGCCGTCCCGCGACCTCGACGACGACGTGGCGACGGTGCTGGCCGCGATCCGGGAGCGCCGGTCCTGGCGGCAGCGCGTCGTCGCGACGTGGTTCCCGGCGCCGTCGCCGGACCTGAGCGCGCCGGCCACGTCGACGCGGGACACCGGCGCGAGGGTCGGCGGGTCCCGCCGCGAAGGCCGGGCGGGTCGGGCGGACGGGGACGACCGACGGGTGACGGCGCCCCGGCGCTGA
- a CDS encoding class I SAM-dependent methyltransferase, with protein MPDTASPRRERRSTRAALRAAAVDALVEPVLARAQRETGGHEGRALVVDLGGGAGTYSVRLAEHGHDVVVVDPSPDALAALDRRAREAGVAERVRGHQGDARQLAGLLERPVDVLLCHDVLELVDDPAATLADVAGVLGPGGSLSLLTAQRSGAVALRAAAGRVEEALAVLTDPDGRAGPDDPLLRRLDAAATADLLRHAGLAVVDVVGVPVLADLVPEAVVDPDPRLREALQRLEAAALGHADLRGVASHLHWHAVRAGG; from the coding sequence GTGCCCGACACCGCCTCCCCGCGCCGCGAGCGGCGCTCCACCCGCGCCGCGCTGCGGGCGGCGGCGGTCGACGCGCTCGTCGAGCCGGTCCTGGCCCGCGCGCAGCGCGAGACCGGCGGGCACGAGGGCCGCGCCCTCGTCGTCGACCTCGGCGGCGGCGCCGGCACGTACTCGGTGCGCCTCGCCGAGCACGGCCACGACGTCGTCGTCGTCGACCCCAGCCCGGACGCGCTGGCCGCGCTGGACCGCCGGGCCCGTGAGGCCGGCGTCGCCGAGCGAGTCCGCGGGCACCAGGGCGACGCCCGCCAGCTGGCCGGGCTGCTCGAGCGCCCGGTCGACGTGCTGCTGTGCCACGACGTGCTCGAGCTCGTCGACGACCCCGCCGCCACCCTCGCCGACGTCGCGGGCGTCCTGGGCCCCGGCGGCTCGCTCAGCCTGCTCACCGCGCAGCGCTCCGGTGCGGTCGCGCTGCGGGCCGCCGCCGGCCGGGTCGAGGAGGCGCTCGCGGTCCTCACCGACCCCGACGGCCGGGCCGGTCCCGACGACCCGCTGCTGCGGCGCCTGGACGCCGCCGCCACCGCCGACCTGCTCCGTCACGCGGGCCTGGCCGTCGTCGACGTCGTCGGTGTCCCCGTCCTCGCCGACCTCGTCCCCGAGGCCGTCGTCGACCCGGACCCGCGGCTGCGCGAGGCGCTGCAGCGGCTCGAGGCCGCCGCGCTCGGGCACGCCGACCTCCGCGGCGTCGCCTCGCACCTGCACTGGCACGCCGTCCGCGCAGGCGGCTGA
- a CDS encoding DUF3040 domain-containing protein, translating to MPLSDHEQKLLAQMEEALYAEDPKFATTLTGRARGVGSLSRALVGLGSVVVGLTLVIVGIAAGGLLWLSVIGFVIMFGGVVFAVAAPARGGSVSKGAKVGRERQAAPGKGRSSFVQRMEERWERRSEGGF from the coding sequence GTGCCGCTCTCCGACCACGAGCAGAAGCTCCTCGCCCAGATGGAGGAGGCGCTGTACGCCGAGGACCCCAAGTTCGCCACGACGCTGACGGGGCGGGCACGCGGTGTCGGGAGCCTGTCGCGCGCGCTCGTCGGGCTCGGCTCCGTCGTCGTCGGCCTCACGCTCGTCATCGTCGGCATCGCCGCCGGCGGGCTGCTGTGGCTCAGCGTCATCGGTTTCGTGATCATGTTCGGTGGCGTCGTCTTCGCCGTGGCCGCACCCGCCCGCGGGGGCTCGGTCAGCAAGGGTGCCAAGGTCGGCCGCGAACGCCAGGCCGCACCGGGCAAGGGCCGCTCGTCGTTCGTGCAGCGGATGGAGGAGCGCTGGGAGCGGCGCTCCGAGGGCGGCTTCTGA
- the dinB gene encoding DNA polymerase IV: MSRRQVGRADGRAAELGLSGDDAGCTVLHADMDAFYASVELRSRPDLLGQPVIVGGGTRGVVLSATYEARRSGVHAAMPMARARRLCPQAVVLQPHHETYSEVSRGVMEVFRSVTPLVEPLSLDEAFLDVAGALRRLGSPTAIARQVRDRIADEQGITCSVGVASTKFVAKLASSAAKPDGLLVVPVADTVPFVHSLPVGDLWGVGPRTQEVLERLGLRTVADLAHTPLRTLERALGQAQGAHLHELAWGRDPRRVVPETPGKSIGADETFARDVDDPRIVHREILRLSEKVAARVRGDGKVGRTVVLKVRFADFTTITRSRTLRTPTDVSRDVHAAAVAAFDGLGLDRARIRLVGVRLEGLQDAAEAPLQLELGAPEQGWRDAEQAVDRLSRRFGAGVVRPGTLVDRRRVGLTAAPDGSRGEPVPDGRGYEPSGRGT; the protein is encoded by the coding sequence GTGAGCCGCCGGCAGGTCGGGCGCGCCGACGGCCGCGCCGCCGAGCTGGGGCTGTCCGGCGACGACGCCGGCTGCACGGTGCTGCACGCCGACATGGACGCCTTCTACGCCTCCGTCGAGCTGCGCAGCCGGCCCGACCTGCTCGGGCAGCCCGTCATCGTGGGCGGCGGCACGCGCGGGGTCGTGCTGTCGGCGACGTACGAGGCCCGCCGCAGCGGCGTCCACGCCGCCATGCCGATGGCCCGCGCACGGCGGCTGTGCCCGCAGGCGGTCGTCCTGCAGCCGCACCACGAGACGTACTCCGAGGTGTCCCGCGGCGTCATGGAGGTGTTCCGCTCCGTCACCCCGCTCGTGGAGCCGCTCAGCCTCGACGAGGCCTTCCTCGACGTGGCCGGGGCGCTCCGCCGGCTCGGGAGCCCCACCGCCATCGCCCGCCAGGTACGCGACCGCATCGCCGACGAGCAGGGCATCACGTGCTCCGTCGGGGTGGCGAGCACGAAGTTCGTCGCCAAGCTCGCGAGCTCCGCCGCCAAGCCCGACGGCCTGCTCGTCGTGCCCGTCGCCGACACCGTGCCGTTCGTCCACAGCCTGCCGGTCGGCGACCTGTGGGGGGTCGGCCCGCGCACCCAGGAGGTGCTGGAGCGCCTGGGCCTGCGGACCGTCGCCGACCTCGCCCACACGCCGCTGCGCACGCTGGAGCGTGCGCTCGGGCAGGCGCAGGGTGCGCACCTGCACGAGCTCGCGTGGGGCCGCGACCCGCGACGGGTCGTGCCGGAGACACCCGGCAAGAGCATCGGGGCCGACGAGACCTTCGCCCGCGACGTCGACGACCCGCGGATCGTCCACCGCGAGATCCTGCGGCTGTCGGAGAAGGTCGCCGCCCGCGTGCGCGGCGACGGCAAGGTCGGCCGGACGGTCGTGCTCAAGGTGCGCTTCGCCGACTTCACGACCATCACGCGCTCGCGGACGCTGCGGACGCCGACCGACGTGTCCCGCGACGTGCACGCCGCGGCCGTCGCCGCCTTCGACGGGCTCGGGCTCGACCGCGCCCGGATCCGGCTCGTGGGGGTGCGGCTCGAGGGCCTGCAGGACGCGGCCGAGGCCCCGCTCCAGCTCGAGCTGGGCGCGCCGGAGCAGGGGTGGCGCGACGCCGAGCAGGCCGTCGACCGGCTCAGCCGCCGCTTCGGGGCGGGGGTGGTCCGACCGGGCACGCTCGTGGACCGCCGACGGGTGGGCCTCACCGCGGCGCCGGACGGCTCGCGCGGCGAACCGGTCCCGGACGGGCGCGGTTACGAGCCGTCGGGGCGGGGTACCTGA
- a CDS encoding AAA family ATPase, translated as MTTVEGQAPTLAEAAATAGAVRQAVRRVVVGKDDVVDVALVCLLAEGHLLVEDVPGVGKTLLAKTLARSIDCSVRRIQFTPDLLPSDVTGVSIWNQERADFEFRPGAVFANVVIGDEINRASPKTQSALLESMEEQQVTVDGTTYPLPPPFLVVATQNPVEMDGTYPLPEAQRDRFMARVSMGYPREADELQLLDSHVGADPLLGLHPVADADAVRRAIGAVRTVHVSDALRRFVLDLVSATRHHPDLRLGASPRAGLQLVRAGRALAALHGRDHVLPDDVRALAGPVLAHRLLPSARGRSGRKDPVEVVAEVVARTAAPGARG; from the coding sequence ATGACGACGGTGGAGGGGCAGGCACCGACCCTGGCGGAGGCCGCGGCGACAGCCGGGGCGGTCCGTCAGGCGGTGCGACGGGTGGTCGTGGGCAAGGACGACGTCGTCGACGTCGCGCTCGTCTGCCTGCTCGCCGAGGGGCACCTGCTGGTGGAGGACGTGCCCGGCGTCGGCAAGACGCTGCTGGCGAAGACCCTGGCGCGCAGCATCGACTGCTCGGTGCGGCGCATCCAGTTCACGCCCGACCTGCTCCCGAGCGACGTCACGGGCGTGAGCATCTGGAACCAGGAGCGCGCGGACTTCGAGTTCCGGCCTGGCGCCGTCTTCGCCAACGTCGTCATCGGCGACGAGATCAACCGCGCCTCCCCGAAGACGCAGTCGGCGCTGCTGGAGTCCATGGAGGAGCAGCAGGTCACGGTCGACGGGACCACGTACCCGCTGCCGCCGCCGTTCCTCGTCGTGGCGACGCAGAACCCCGTCGAGATGGACGGCACCTACCCGCTGCCGGAGGCCCAGCGCGACCGCTTCATGGCCCGGGTGTCGATGGGCTACCCGCGGGAGGCCGACGAGCTGCAGCTGCTCGACAGCCACGTCGGCGCCGACCCTCTGCTGGGGCTGCACCCGGTCGCCGACGCCGACGCGGTCCGCCGGGCCATCGGCGCGGTGCGCACCGTGCACGTCTCCGACGCCCTGCGCCGCTTCGTCCTCGACCTCGTCTCGGCGACCCGGCACCACCCGGACCTCCGGCTGGGGGCCTCGCCCCGCGCGGGCCTGCAGCTGGTGCGGGCGGGCCGGGCGCTCGCCGCGCTGCACGGGCGCGACCACGTGCTGCCCGACGACGTGCGCGCGCTGGCGGGCCCCGTGCTCGCCCACCGTCTCCTGCCGAGCGCCCGCGGCCGGTCGGGGCGCAAGGACCCGGTGGAGGTCGTGGCCGAGGTCGTCGCGCGGACGGCGGCGCCCGGGGCACGCGGCTAG